The following are encoded together in the Paludisphaera mucosa genome:
- the rnr gene encoding ribonuclease R — protein sequence MSRYTELVLKLVAEPSYKPRTLKSISKQLKIEPDDYPTFRAEIKGLIREGKLDVARDKSLSKAETAGAIIGLFRRSAKGFGFVRPHGANVKGDQIYIPADAAGDASSGDEVAVKITKKARGEGMNDEGRVIQIVARASRGFVGTYREEAGSAFVKVDGTTFNDPIYVGDPGAKGAKPGDKVALEIVRYPSPSTPGEGVVTEILGERGAPGVDTLTVIRAFNIPDVFPDSALDQARELAKGFHEDDVAGREDLREVLTVTIDPATARDFDDAISLSRDEKGYWSLGVHIADVSHFVRPGSEIDDVARKRGTSVYLPDRVIPMLPEVLSNSLASLQAHHTRYTVSAFLEYDADGVRTSKRFARTAIKVDHRFTYEQAYAVMRDPQGVHEGVSPEVVKMVVEMLELAMILRRRRFARGALELSLPEVEIELDDLGKVSGAHLAVNDESHQVIEDFMLAANEAAASHLTENHAGFLRRVHPDPEPTKLAEFAEFARSLEFQIDLPQSRFELQRVLDESKGKPEEYAIHYGLLRSLKQAVYTPEQETHYALASDDYCHFTSPIRRYPDLQVHRQITALLEGKKPRSNLDELAMLAEHCTRTERRAETAERELIRVKLLTHLEGRIGEAFHAIVVGVEDFGLFCRLVELPVEGLIHVTSLADDYYYLEAGTHTLIGRRAGTRHRLGDRIEVRVAHVDVDRRELDLVLADTPVSRTRSGRNPARRLPGEPAPPRPERAPREGDGDARGGPRKKRPAKPTKARKSPKKRKS from the coding sequence ATGTCCAGATACACCGAACTCGTGCTGAAGCTCGTGGCGGAGCCGTCCTACAAGCCCCGGACCCTCAAGTCCATCTCGAAGCAGCTCAAGATCGAGCCCGACGACTACCCGACCTTCCGGGCCGAGATCAAGGGCCTGATCCGAGAGGGCAAGCTCGACGTCGCCCGCGACAAGTCGCTGTCGAAGGCCGAGACCGCGGGCGCGATCATCGGCCTCTTCCGGCGGTCGGCGAAGGGGTTCGGCTTCGTCCGGCCCCACGGCGCGAACGTCAAGGGCGACCAGATCTACATCCCGGCCGACGCCGCCGGCGACGCGTCCAGCGGCGACGAGGTGGCGGTCAAGATCACCAAGAAGGCCCGCGGCGAGGGGATGAACGACGAGGGCCGCGTCATCCAGATCGTCGCCCGGGCCAGCCGCGGGTTCGTCGGCACGTACCGCGAGGAGGCGGGCTCCGCCTTCGTCAAGGTCGACGGCACGACCTTCAACGACCCCATCTACGTCGGCGACCCCGGCGCGAAGGGGGCCAAGCCCGGCGACAAGGTGGCGCTCGAGATCGTCCGCTACCCCTCCCCGTCCACCCCGGGCGAGGGCGTCGTCACCGAGATCCTCGGCGAGCGCGGGGCCCCCGGCGTCGACACGCTGACCGTGATCCGCGCGTTCAACATCCCCGACGTCTTCCCCGACTCGGCGCTCGACCAGGCCCGCGAGCTGGCGAAGGGGTTCCACGAGGACGACGTCGCCGGCCGCGAGGACCTCCGCGAGGTCCTGACCGTCACCATCGACCCGGCCACCGCCCGCGACTTCGACGACGCCATCTCGCTCTCGCGCGACGAGAAGGGCTACTGGTCGCTGGGCGTCCACATCGCCGACGTCTCCCACTTCGTCCGGCCGGGCTCGGAGATCGACGACGTCGCCCGCAAGCGGGGGACCAGCGTGTACCTCCCCGACCGCGTCATCCCGATGCTCCCCGAGGTCCTCTCCAACAGCCTCGCCAGCCTCCAGGCCCACCACACCCGCTACACCGTGAGCGCCTTCCTGGAGTACGACGCCGACGGCGTCCGGACGTCGAAGCGGTTCGCCCGCACGGCGATCAAGGTCGACCACCGCTTCACCTACGAGCAGGCCTACGCCGTGATGCGCGACCCCCAGGGCGTGCACGAAGGGGTGTCGCCCGAGGTCGTGAAGATGGTCGTCGAGATGCTCGAGCTGGCGATGATCCTGCGCCGCCGCCGCTTCGCCCGCGGGGCCCTGGAACTGAGCCTCCCCGAGGTCGAGATCGAGCTGGACGACCTGGGCAAGGTCTCGGGCGCGCACCTGGCGGTGAACGACGAGAGCCACCAGGTCATCGAGGACTTCATGCTGGCCGCGAACGAGGCGGCGGCCTCGCACCTGACCGAGAACCACGCCGGCTTCCTGCGCCGCGTCCACCCCGACCCCGAGCCGACCAAGCTCGCCGAGTTCGCCGAGTTCGCCCGCAGCCTGGAGTTCCAGATCGACCTGCCCCAGAGCCGCTTCGAACTCCAGCGCGTGCTCGACGAGTCGAAGGGGAAGCCCGAGGAATACGCCATCCACTACGGCCTGCTGCGCAGCCTCAAGCAGGCCGTCTACACGCCCGAGCAAGAGACCCACTACGCCCTGGCCAGCGACGACTACTGCCACTTCACCTCGCCCATCCGCCGCTATCCCGACCTGCAGGTCCACCGCCAGATCACCGCCCTGCTGGAAGGCAAGAAGCCCCGCAGCAACCTCGACGAGCTGGCCATGCTCGCCGAGCACTGCACCCGCACCGAGCGCCGGGCCGAGACCGCCGAGCGCGAGCTGATCCGCGTCAAGCTTCTGACCCACCTGGAAGGGCGGATCGGCGAGGCCTTCCACGCGATCGTGGTGGGCGTCGAGGACTTCGGCCTCTTCTGCCGACTCGTCGAGCTGCCCGTCGAGGGCCTGATCCACGTCACCAGCCTGGCCGACGACTATTACTACCTGGAGGCCGGCACCCACACCCTGATCGGCCGTCGCGCCGGCACCCGCCACCGGCTGGGCGACCGGATCGAGGTCCGGGTCGCCCACGTCGACGTCGACCGCCGCGAGCTGGACCTCGTCCTCGCCGACACCCCCGTCTCGCGCACCCGTTCCGGCAGGAACCCCGCGCGACGCCTGCCCGGCGAGCCCGCACCGCCGCGTCCGGAGCGGGCCCCCCGCGAGGGCGACGGCGACGCCCGCGGCGGCCCGCGCAAGAAGCGGCCCGCCAAGCCCACGAAGGCTCGCAAGAGCCCCAAGAAACGGAAGTCCTAA
- a CDS encoding DUF1559 family PulG-like putative transporter, giving the protein MIRNRQIRPGRGFTLIELLVVIAIIAVLIALLLPAVQSAREAARRAQCVNNLKQIGLALHNYNDSHGVFPPGYSSFYKRDSGDAGTAEDDIGPGWGWASFILPQVEQRALFDSINFNFTLTQPHNLTSQYLRVGAYLCPSDSTPVTVPVRNEANTQTMYTVGCANYVGMFGVGEIGDAPGRGAGMFFRNSKISFAGVTDGASNTIAVSERSHNLSYVTWTGRAVGGWLFTTSSVEGGTDKFQVDPEEAFTMILGPAGTEDGARTPNDPQAHVEDYWSYHPGGVNAVLVDGSVRFIKSAINPIPWQALATRAGGEIISADAY; this is encoded by the coding sequence ATGATTCGGAATCGGCAGATCCGTCCCGGCCGGGGTTTCACACTGATCGAATTGTTGGTCGTGATCGCGATCATCGCGGTCCTGATCGCCCTGCTGCTCCCCGCCGTGCAGTCGGCGCGCGAAGCGGCCCGGCGAGCGCAGTGCGTCAACAACCTGAAGCAGATCGGCCTGGCGCTGCACAACTACAACGACTCGCACGGCGTCTTTCCGCCGGGCTATTCCAGCTTCTACAAGCGGGACTCCGGCGACGCAGGCACGGCCGAGGACGACATCGGCCCCGGTTGGGGATGGGCCAGCTTCATCCTCCCGCAAGTCGAGCAGCGGGCGTTGTTCGACTCGATCAACTTCAACTTCACCCTGACCCAGCCCCACAACCTGACATCGCAATACCTTCGCGTCGGCGCGTACCTCTGCCCTTCCGATTCGACGCCCGTCACCGTGCCCGTGCGGAACGAGGCGAACACGCAGACGATGTACACGGTCGGCTGCGCGAACTACGTCGGCATGTTCGGCGTCGGCGAGATCGGCGACGCCCCCGGGCGTGGGGCGGGGATGTTCTTCCGCAACAGCAAGATCAGCTTCGCCGGCGTGACCGACGGCGCGAGCAACACGATCGCGGTGAGCGAGCGCAGCCACAATCTGAGCTACGTCACCTGGACCGGCCGGGCCGTCGGCGGATGGCTGTTCACCACCTCGTCGGTCGAGGGCGGGACCGACAAATTCCAGGTCGACCCGGAGGAGGCGTTCACGATGATCCTCGGCCCCGCCGGAACGGAAGACGGCGCGCGGACCCCGAACGACCCGCAGGCCCATGTGGAGGACTACTGGAGCTACCATCCCGGCGGCGTGAACGCCGTGCTCGTCGACGGCTCGGTCCGCTTCATCAAGAGCGCCATCAACCCCATCCCCTGGCAGGCGCTCGCGACCCGCGCCGGGGGCGAGATCATCTCGGCGGACGCCTACTGA
- a CDS encoding DUF2946 family protein, with amino-acid sequence MPARSRRILLNLFAVVYGFVTIAGPALHALPGLGHEAFQAIGRDGSTPDSNTSTPEGSHDCPVCNLQAQTPLHLDATDSNFVEVLAILPPDEPPLVISQAVDAPSAPRAPPLHA; translated from the coding sequence ATGCCGGCGCGATCCCGACGGATCCTGCTGAACCTCTTCGCGGTCGTGTACGGATTCGTCACGATCGCCGGGCCGGCCCTGCACGCGCTCCCCGGCCTCGGACATGAGGCCTTCCAGGCGATCGGCCGCGACGGGTCCACGCCCGACTCGAACACGTCGACGCCCGAAGGGTCGCACGACTGCCCCGTCTGCAATCTGCAGGCCCAGACGCCGCTCCATCTCGACGCGACCGATTCGAACTTCGTCGAGGTCCTGGCGATCCTCCCGCCCGACGAGCCGCCGCTCGTCATCTCGCAGGCGGTCGACGCCCCCTCCGCGCCCCGCGCGCCGCCGCTCCACGCCTGA
- a CDS encoding DUF1015 domain-containing protein, protein MADVRAFQGVRYDVAQVGALSDVVAPPYDVIDPALQEKLYQASPYNSIRMELNKPEPGDSEGESPYTRAGRFLRDWQRRGVLRTEEQSAFYVYEQTYEVEGETHVRKGFFARVRLEPFGEGKIFPHEQTLAGPKADRLALYQATGFNLSPIFGLYPDAANEVLRKVEEGIRDKTPLIAEDHLGVVNKLWLSTDPEVLSVVGGLMGQKPVFIADGHHRYETGLRFRNEKEAAGELTGPEDPANFCLMMLVSMSDPGLLILPTHRLAKGFPGLTAEELASRLGAEFETTVVGEGDAGLEAAAEATASSDEQDVLAFGTVADGKWTVARLRSDAIMDKLAADHGAEWRSLGVSILQVLVLDHLLASLAKDRSVRYVHLAGEVRDDVAAKGCDLACLVPPASMEHVEAIASALETMPPKSTYFYPKLLTGLVFNPIR, encoded by the coding sequence ATGGCCGACGTCCGTGCCTTTCAAGGCGTCCGTTACGATGTGGCCCAGGTCGGCGCGCTGTCCGACGTGGTCGCGCCGCCGTACGACGTCATCGACCCGGCGTTGCAGGAGAAGCTCTACCAGGCCAGCCCGTACAACAGCATCCGGATGGAGCTGAACAAGCCCGAGCCCGGCGACTCCGAGGGCGAAAGCCCCTACACCCGCGCCGGGCGGTTCCTCCGCGACTGGCAGCGCCGGGGCGTCCTGCGGACCGAGGAGCAGTCGGCGTTCTACGTCTACGAGCAGACGTACGAGGTCGAGGGCGAGACCCACGTCCGCAAGGGGTTCTTCGCCCGCGTCCGGCTGGAGCCGTTCGGCGAGGGCAAGATCTTCCCCCACGAGCAGACCCTCGCCGGCCCCAAGGCCGACCGCCTGGCGCTCTACCAGGCCACCGGCTTCAACCTCAGCCCCATCTTCGGCCTCTACCCCGACGCCGCCAACGAGGTCCTCCGCAAGGTCGAGGAAGGGATCCGCGACAAGACGCCGCTGATCGCCGAGGACCACCTGGGCGTGGTCAACAAGCTCTGGCTGTCGACCGACCCCGAGGTCCTCTCGGTCGTGGGGGGCCTGATGGGCCAGAAGCCCGTCTTCATCGCCGACGGCCACCACCGCTACGAGACCGGCCTGCGGTTCCGCAACGAGAAGGAGGCGGCCGGCGAGCTGACCGGTCCCGAGGATCCGGCCAACTTCTGCCTCATGATGCTGGTGAGCATGAGCGACCCCGGCCTGCTGATCCTGCCGACCCACCGGCTGGCGAAGGGCTTCCCCGGCCTGACCGCCGAGGAGTTGGCGAGCCGGCTCGGGGCCGAGTTCGAGACCACCGTGGTCGGCGAGGGCGACGCCGGCCTCGAAGCCGCCGCCGAGGCGACCGCGTCCAGCGACGAGCAGGACGTCCTGGCCTTCGGCACCGTCGCCGACGGCAAGTGGACCGTCGCCCGGCTCCGCTCCGACGCGATCATGGACAAGCTCGCCGCCGACCACGGCGCGGAATGGCGCTCGCTGGGCGTGAGCATCCTGCAGGTCCTGGTCCTCGATCACCTGCTCGCGTCGCTGGCCAAGGACCGCTCCGTCCGCTACGTCCACCTCGCCGGCGAGGTCCGCGACGACGTCGCCGCCAAGGGCTGCGACCTCGCCTGCCTCGTCCCCCCGGCCAGCATGGAACACGTCGAGGCCATCGCCTCGGCGCTCGAGACCATGCCCCCCAAGAGCACGTACTTCTACCCCAAGCTGCTCACCGGCCTGGTGTTCAACCCCATCCGCTGA
- a CDS encoding elongation factor P: protein MVPAKDFKRRMVVEIDGAPHMIEQIQVQTPSARGAATLYKIKARNLKTKNRVEKAYRGTDALNESSFERKPIQFLYRDADELHFMDSGDFSQFSFRADDLADQLPFMTENMAGVEALVVDEEIIAIDLPDTVEMAIVETAPGVRGNSATGRTKPATLATGHVVQVPEHTEPGILVRVDTRTGEYLGRV, encoded by the coding sequence GTGGTGCCCGCCAAGGATTTCAAGCGTCGGATGGTCGTCGAGATCGACGGCGCGCCGCACATGATCGAGCAGATCCAGGTCCAGACGCCGTCCGCTCGGGGCGCGGCGACGCTGTACAAGATCAAGGCCCGCAACCTCAAGACCAAGAACCGCGTCGAGAAGGCCTACCGCGGGACCGACGCCCTCAACGAGTCGAGCTTCGAGCGCAAGCCGATCCAGTTCCTCTACCGGGACGCCGACGAGCTGCATTTCATGGACTCGGGCGACTTCTCCCAGTTCTCGTTCCGGGCCGACGACCTGGCCGACCAGCTCCCCTTCATGACCGAGAACATGGCCGGGGTCGAGGCGCTCGTCGTCGACGAGGAGATCATCGCCATCGACCTGCCGGACACGGTCGAGATGGCCATCGTCGAGACCGCCCCCGGCGTCCGCGGGAACTCGGCGACCGGCCGGACCAAGCCGGCCACGCTCGCGACCGGGCACGTCGTGCAGGTCCCGGAGCACACCGAGCCCGGGATCCTCGTCCGGGTCGACACCCGCACCGGCGAATACCTCGGCCGAGTTTGA
- the ahcY gene encoding adenosylhomocysteinase, translated as MSTVAQKPAPAPVASGPDYHVADIGLAPWGRREIAIAETEMPGLMAIREEYASRQPLKGARITGSLHMTIQTAVLIETLKALGAEIRWASCNIFSTQDHAAAAVADAGIPVFAYKGESLTEYWDYTHRIFEWADGGHTNMILDDGGDATLLLHLGARAEADISVLDKPGSEEERILFAAIKSRIASQPGWYAEKLAAVKGVTEETTTGVHRLYQMHKRGDLKFPAINVNDSVTKSKFDNLYGCRESLVDGIKRATDVMIAGKIAVVAGYGDVGKGSAQALRALSAQVWVTEIDPICALQAAMEGYRVVTMDYAADKADIFVTTTGNYRVITHDHMAKMKNQAIVCNIGHFDNEIDVESLEKYKWEEIKPQVDHIIFPDGKRIILLAKGRLVNLGCGTGHPSYVMSSSFANQTLAQIELWLHNDKYPVGVYVLPKKLDEHVARLQLKKLNVELTELTAEQAAYIHVPKEGPYKTDQYRY; from the coding sequence GTGAGTACCGTCGCGCAGAAGCCCGCCCCCGCCCCCGTCGCCTCCGGCCCTGATTACCACGTCGCCGACATCGGGCTCGCCCCCTGGGGCCGCCGCGAGATCGCGATCGCCGAGACGGAGATGCCCGGCCTGATGGCCATCCGCGAGGAATACGCCTCGCGGCAGCCCCTCAAGGGCGCCCGCATCACCGGCTCGCTGCACATGACCATCCAGACCGCCGTCCTGATCGAGACGCTCAAGGCCCTCGGCGCCGAGATCCGCTGGGCCTCGTGCAACATCTTCTCGACCCAGGACCACGCCGCCGCGGCCGTCGCCGACGCCGGCATCCCCGTCTTCGCCTACAAGGGCGAGTCGCTCACGGAGTACTGGGACTACACCCACCGGATCTTCGAGTGGGCCGACGGCGGCCACACGAACATGATCCTCGACGACGGCGGCGACGCCACCCTGCTGCTCCACCTCGGCGCCCGCGCCGAGGCCGACATCTCCGTCCTCGACAAGCCCGGCAGCGAGGAAGAGCGCATCCTCTTCGCCGCCATCAAGAGCCGGATCGCCTCGCAGCCCGGCTGGTACGCCGAGAAGCTCGCCGCCGTCAAGGGCGTCACCGAGGAGACCACCACCGGCGTCCACCGCCTCTATCAGATGCACAAGCGGGGCGACCTGAAGTTCCCCGCCATCAACGTCAACGACTCGGTCACCAAGTCGAAGTTCGACAACCTGTACGGCTGCCGCGAGTCGCTGGTCGACGGCATCAAGCGCGCCACCGACGTGATGATCGCCGGCAAGATCGCCGTCGTCGCCGGCTACGGCGACGTGGGCAAGGGCTCGGCCCAGGCCCTCCGCGCCCTCTCGGCCCAGGTGTGGGTCACCGAGATCGACCCGATCTGCGCCTTGCAGGCCGCGATGGAAGGTTACCGCGTCGTCACCATGGACTACGCCGCCGACAAGGCCGACATCTTCGTGACGACCACCGGCAACTACCGGGTCATCACCCACGACCACATGGCCAAGATGAAGAATCAGGCCATCGTCTGCAACATCGGCCACTTCGACAACGAGATCGACGTCGAGTCGCTCGAGAAGTACAAGTGGGAAGAGATCAAGCCGCAGGTCGACCACATCATCTTCCCCGACGGGAAGCGGATCATCCTGCTGGCCAAGGGCCGCCTGGTGAACCTCGGCTGCGGCACCGGCCACCCCTCGTACGTCATGAGCTCCTCCTTCGCGAACCAGACCCTCGCGCAGATCGAGCTGTGGCTGCACAACGACAAGTACCCGGTCGGCGTCTACGTCCTGCCCAAGAAGCTCGACGAGCACGTCGCCCGCCTGCAGCTCAAGAAGCTCAACGTCGAGCTGACCGAGCTGACGGCCGAGCAGGCCGCCTACATCCACGTCCCCAAGGAAGGCCCCTACAAGACCGATCAGTACCGCTATTGA
- a CDS encoding HEAT repeat domain-containing protein, whose product MNRWLNLVMCGCIGWGVLGEEAANGQAVSRERDVSITGPGGRTIERRTSVERSPGHVDRQLQISRPGGTLERSVHASAGPAFRGGPGFRPGPGPRFGPPPPWYGPPRSGPGVWPAVSFGLGALTGAAIAAPIARATAPSVVVVDQPAFVAAPAVIAAPPTVVVEQPAVIDPLDPVALAAQRLQSVHGGTRREGAQSLGLLGDPRGVPPLVDALKNDWNTSVRVAAAESLGQIGGPEAEAVLGRCVVYEKKDSVRDAAAQALQVARARDAAIAASAPPVATETVIESRVEPLPRTASAAPRRVVPKPPAPAPARPSAWRPKVQAETPSQAIPLEGPDDQDSAAPAAGDRVPPPPPSPVPG is encoded by the coding sequence TTGAATCGCTGGCTGAATCTTGTTATGTGTGGATGCATCGGCTGGGGCGTCCTGGGGGAAGAGGCTGCGAACGGGCAGGCGGTCAGCCGCGAACGCGACGTCTCGATCACCGGCCCCGGCGGGCGGACGATCGAACGTCGGACGTCGGTCGAGCGGAGCCCGGGGCACGTCGACCGCCAGCTGCAGATCAGCCGACCGGGCGGCACCCTGGAGCGCAGCGTCCACGCGTCGGCCGGCCCGGCGTTCCGGGGCGGGCCGGGCTTCCGACCGGGCCCCGGCCCCCGATTCGGGCCGCCCCCGCCCTGGTACGGGCCTCCTCGTTCGGGCCCCGGCGTCTGGCCGGCGGTGTCGTTCGGGCTGGGAGCGCTGACCGGCGCCGCCATCGCCGCGCCGATCGCCCGCGCGACGGCCCCCTCGGTCGTGGTCGTCGACCAGCCCGCCTTCGTGGCCGCGCCGGCGGTGATCGCCGCGCCCCCGACGGTCGTGGTCGAGCAGCCGGCCGTCATCGACCCGCTCGACCCCGTGGCGCTGGCCGCCCAGCGCCTCCAGAGCGTCCACGGCGGCACTCGTCGCGAGGGCGCCCAGTCGCTGGGCCTGCTGGGCGACCCCCGGGGCGTCCCGCCGCTGGTCGACGCCCTCAAGAACGACTGGAACACGAGCGTCCGAGTCGCCGCCGCCGAGTCGCTCGGCCAGATCGGCGGGCCGGAGGCCGAGGCCGTCCTGGGTCGCTGCGTCGTCTACGAGAAGAAGGACTCCGTCCGCGACGCCGCCGCCCAGGCCCTGCAAGTCGCCCGCGCCAGGGACGCCGCCATCGCCGCCTCGGCCCCGCCGGTCGCCACCGAGACCGTCATCGAATCCCGCGTCGAGCCCCTGCCGCGCACGGCCTCGGCCGCCCCGCGCCGGGTCGTCCCCAAGCCCCCCGCACCCGCCCCGGCGCGGCCCTCGGCCTGGCGTCCCAAGGTCCAGGCCGAGACCCCGTCCCAGGCGATCCCTCTCGAAGGCCCCGACGACCAGGATTCGGCCGCGCCCGCCGCCGGCGATCGCGTCCCGCCCCCGCCCCCGTCGCCGGTCCCGGGCTGA